The sequence AATTTCTGAATTTGGTCTATCCTAGGAATTAAAAAAGCTATTTTCATCCCAAGATGCTCAAGGGCTTCCACTTTCTTTCTCCACACAGTCAACTCACCGTTGAAAGTGTCGTTAAGTTTGCAAGACCTAATGCCATGAACAACGTCCACAGTTTCGATAATGAGACCCACAACCAAATTACGATTGTGGTTTTGCCCAAGATTTGTATGAAGGAACTTGTTGTGGGTGCAGCAGATCTTGTAATACTTAACCCTTACATCCTCGGGCAACAATTCAGAATCCCCAACTAAAACATTAATGATTGTACTGAAATTCTCAAAACTGTAGATATCTTCAAACTCTTCCACTTCTAACAGTGGACTTCCATCTTCAGTGTTGTCCTGAACAACATATGAAGCTGAAGGAACGCTCCTTTGGCGTGTCCTCACAAGATTTTCCGTTGGCTTACCCCCACCTTGAACAGCAGCTGACGGTAGAGGCCTTTGGCTTTTCGCTTTTGGTTTTTTCTCTGGTATCATACCAGCGTCGTCTAATTATTTATCCTACCGATCACAATCACCTACTCCGGCTAATCCAGTAAGTACTTATCAAACAtttatattatttattgtttttttaaCGAATTAATTTTCCTAATAGTTATGATTATTGTATCTTATTCCAGAGCTAAAGATCATAGttaaaaaaacaataaataattatttattcTTTGGGAAGTTAAAACATCTTATGTTGTGATAGAATTTGTCTTCAACGTttgatttgttgtattttctggatTTCTTGGAGATATATAGGTAAACTGATGTTTTACTTGCTTGCAGGGCTGAAGACTGGTGCTTGTAACTCTGCAGCAGGATCTGCAAACACGGAGTTTGGAAATACCAAGGTCAGTGTGTCTGTGTGAGTGAGTATAACTTGTATGAGTTTAGGTAAAGGATtagagttttattattggttgaaATCGATAACATCCAACAGAGTTTTTCTATTTCTTGAACAACATGCTTTATGCTTTATGACTTTCATGTTCTGTGTTTTACTAATACTTTATTCATGTTGTTCTCAGAATGTCTGAAAGTCATAAAGCATCCAACAGAGTTGGAACTTCAGGCAGTCCAAGCATTGCTATGCTtaagtgattggctgccagacttctttgatgcaggtaaatcttcgtttcttttcctttacttaattcttttccatattataacTGTAACAATATTAATATTAGATGAGCTACCATATTAGAACTGTAACATTAGATGAGCTACCATATTGCACTTGTTCCAGAACTGTAATTAGAACTGTAACATGTAAAAGCATATTAGATCTCATACGCTAGTAGATGAGCTAATATAGTGTCCAAGTATTGAGCTACCCTAACCAGGTTTTTGTGAttgtgaatgcagatatggaagtcgTCGACTGAAGTTGATGCAAAATGAAACCAGCAAAGAAGATCTAGCCTGTTTGAGTGTAGTTTTTTGTTTGTAGTTGCAGActctgttgttgtttgttttttcatgtgtgatgtgactgaGGTGTTTGTTTGGTTTGTATTTATTACACCTGAACAAAAAAGACTGTCAAAAAActtgaagaacaacctaaattttCAGCATTTCAGCATTTGCTTCTGTGACAGGCGTTATCGGATtttaacggataaatatccgttatccgatagattaacgttaacgatatcggtttgtatttttgatatccgccggatgttaacggatatcggatatccgataattcttaaccttaaccttatcggattgtctaatatccgacggatatttatccgttgacAGCCCTAGTGATCGGTCTTTCGAGATAGAACACTATGAACCCTAATTAATAGTTCTAGGTTTTTTTGTTCTCCTCTTCTTTCTTCGTTCATTCCTTAACACATTTAAATACCAGTCAAAATTTCATGCCGTTGAGAGTTGAAATTTTCAATTGCCATTTTTGTTGGCACGATATCCTTAATTTGTTGAAGTTTTTTAAAGTAACTAAAATTCGTGGAGGTTAGAAGTATTTAGTGGGCATGTCATCTAGGTTTTCTTGGAACAGCACAATTAAGCTAATAATGGGCTATTAATATAGATTTTGGCTACATAGAAGTATAGAACCCATTGTGGGTTCAGGTTAGGTCGTGTTTTGGAACCGGGATATCCCAACTCGGATAAGGTTATCACCAAAAAAAATTGgttgaaagtttttgttttcattCTAATCACGTTGAGATAAGGACGAATTCCATTCTTGGTATTGAGAGGTAAAAAGATACATTTATGGCATTTTCCTATAAACTTGGTCTCCCCCTTTCCTAATTTGGAATATAGCCACCAACTCCACGAATTGAACTTTTTTATATCTATATACTTGCACACCTGAGAAATTGAGGTACACTGTCATAAATGATGTTATCCAATTTTCATACTTCTAAACAAACCCAAATGTTCGGGCACGACAAAATTTGTGTTCTCTGTCAAATTTTGAGTTACGATGTCGATTATAAATCGCTGGAAAATGCTATTAATTTTGGCTAAGATTTTTCCGACACTCACAATCATATATAGTCGATAGCATGACAAATTTCTTAATCTTGGCGGGATGAGATACTTGTCGAGACGAATTAGCTGGTCGACGAGTAGTAAgagaataccaaaaaaaaaaaaagtatctcTAAGAAACTGGACCTTTTTTAATtagtttattaattaattttaaattattatgtAAAAAAACATGCTTTATACCTTCAATTCGGCATTGGTTTCATTATGATATTTCCGTTCGACTTCATGTAATTTTGAAACATATAGTTGAACTTCTCAACTTATTACATGAAACCGACTTTTAATAGAGCCTAGGGTTCGCTTGGGTAAAGCTATCATTAATTAAATTTTCTCTTTAACCTTCAATAACAACAGTTCTGACTCTTGATCGGCACCAACGACATgatcttgagatattgataaataAACTTCACAAAGAGTAATATCTTGAGAATCGTAAAATTGGGACCTCTAGGATTGGGTGTCATTATTCTTTTCAAAAGGAACTGAACTGAAAAAATGTAGTGTAATATGTTTCAAACAGACAACAAGCTATAAGAGTTTGAGAATTGAGATGTGTTAAAAATGGATAGCAAACTATCCTTTTTATAGGAATCAGAAAATGTGGTTGCACGCTAAAACGATCAAAAATCCGACCGTTATTGAATTTAAACGTTGAAATCCAAACATTTTTTTAATAGGGATTTTGAACTTTGAAATCAAACGCTATTTAAGTTCACGTCCGAATGAGACGCTATTCACAAATCCGTCTGACCAAAGGCAATTTTAGATTACGTTGGAATGAGACGTTGTTATTAGTCGTGTCCCACGCCATACGTAATTTACAATAGCGTCATGAATGAGGTTGTTTTAATAACCGTCCCACCTAGATGCGTTTATAAACAACGTTTAATTAACGAAACAGTAACTGTAAAAGAGCGTCCAGTGTTCAACGGCGTTAAAATTATGTCTGGTGTTCCACGGATTTTATAACAATGTATAACTATATATGAGAATTTCCAAATAAAGTTTTCATATTTAGACACTTCGTTTCAAATACGGGAATATGGTAACCATAAAAACCCAGACTGGGCCTGGTTTTCTTGCCATATATGACTTTTGGCAACAACGCGGAGGTTACTTTAATTGGATAAATATGAGAATTTATTTACAAAAATCAAAACCATCCCTAAAAGACTCAATTTTCATTCAAGTGTGTGAAATTGGGCATGGTATTACGAGAGGTAATTTCAAGGTAGTCTGAAGttctcaacatcttcatcaacTACTATTAAATGGCATAAAATTCAGACTTCCCAAATTTCGCCAAAATTTTACCGTCATAGAACTGTCAACGTACTGTCACTGGTGCGATCGAACAGAGATTTGAATTTCATTACATTAGTTACAGGAGAAATTTGAATCGCACAGTAACTAGGTAGTCAACGTATAGCAGATTTTGAGTCGATTCATCAGAATGAATAAAATTGGAACCCTGTTTTAGGGCATACCAAAaaatttcaaggcatacaaaatagttttctcATCCTAGGTGAACTTATAAGAGGTGTctattgggtagttcaattacctatatacccttgaacctaaaatcaaaaaacaaaaacaaaaaaatggttTTATCCTAAACATCTATTCTTCCTCCAGCTGAACCACCTGCCTTCTCTCTTAGAAATTTTTTTCCATCACCataattaattgtcgattcgtgaaaatttgatcgtcggttaaattgaactatataatggatcgtatAAAGAAGAAATCAAACGTCATGAGTTGTAAATATTCTTCTAATCCATTGAATTAAAGAgtaagaaccaattgaagatgaaggtgtaaaaactataattgaaccataaattgaatcggaaattcaaccatttgaagctccaaatactgaaatgaggataagaaggtattccctacaaacccaatcttttatttttcatggattgaatgggttaaatttctaaaaacttagggtttttgacggttacagtagcgggttcggctgataattgagttgagttttgagccgaactgttcttgaaatttcaccctgaaagtgtctatgaacagttcggctaaaccataaatgtcaatttttagccgccccaaaatgtgtattgaatacgtcccagaacaATGTCAGGTTCGACCGAAGTGAAATTTActccaggtggttgtcaggttcggctgactcgattagatcactttcaagccgaacctctcactgtaaacacttcgaaaat comes from Papaver somniferum cultivar HN1 unplaced genomic scaffold, ASM357369v1 unplaced-scaffold_158, whole genome shotgun sequence and encodes:
- the LOC113337102 gene encoding B3 domain-containing protein Os01g0234100-like; this translates as MIPEKKPKAKSQRPLPSAAVQGGGKPTENLVRTRQRSVPSASYVVQDNTEDGSPLLEVEEFEDIYSFENFSTIINVLVGDSELLPEDVRVKYYKICCTHNKFLHTNLGQNHNRNLVVGLIIETVDVVHGIRSCKLNDTFNGELTVWRKKVEALEHLGMKIAFLIPRIDQIQKLSERAARRIPYE